From Osmerus eperlanus chromosome 28, fOsmEpe2.1, whole genome shotgun sequence, the proteins below share one genomic window:
- the LOC134014866 gene encoding ephrin-A5b-like produces MRFHRGDYHIDVCINDYLDVFCPHYEDSVPEERAERYVLYMVNYDGYSSCDHTAKGFKRWECNRPHSPNGPLKFSEKFQLFTPFSLGFEFRPGREYYYISSTIAENGRKTCLKLKVFVRPSNTCVRTIGVHDRVFDVNDKVDNSLEPRDDTSHESAEPSRSDATSSALSRISCPLLGALLVCLTTLFTS; encoded by the exons ATGCG GTTCCACCGCGGGGACTACCACATTGACGTGTGCATCAATGACTACCTGGACGTGTTCTGCCCCCACTATGAGGACAGCGTCCCCGAGGAGCGTGCTGAGCGCTACGTCCTCTACATGGTCAACTACGACGGCTACAGCTCCTGTGACCACACAGCTAAGGGCTTCAAGCGCTGGGAGTGCAACCGGCCGCACTCGCCCAACGGGCCGCTCAAGTTCTCCGAGAAGTTCCAGCTGTTCACGCCCTTCTCCCTGGGCTTCGAGTTCCGCCCCGGCAGAGAGTACTACTATATCT CCTCGACCATCGCAGAGAACGGCAGGAAGACTTGCCTGAAGCTAAAGGTGTTCGTCCGACCATCAA ACACCTGTGTGAGAACTATAGGGGTTCATGATCGCGTTTTTGATGTAAACGACAAGGTAGACAATTCACTAGAGCCCAGAG ATGACACGAGTCACGAGTCAGCAGAACCTTCCCGGAGTGACGCCACAAGCTCAGCGCTGAGCAGGATatcctgccccctgctgggcgCTCTGCTGGTCTGCCTAACGACACTCTTCACCTCATAG